The Branchiostoma lanceolatum isolate klBraLanc5 chromosome 5, klBraLanc5.hap2, whole genome shotgun sequence region acagtaacctaaTGACTCACCACGGGATGTTAGATAGTGTATCACATCATAAGATATTAAAGTAACAAATTTGCGAGACCACAAGATGAACATTAAGAAATATAACAATCCAACCTGTTTTACCTGTTGACATATTTACAATAAACAATGACATACCAAAGTGTAAAAAAGTGTACTACTTCATTAAATATAAAATATACGAAACCAAGCGATAAACTGCAGGGCAAACTAAGATTAGTCTTGGCtacattttgtgaattttgtcACATTTACAATATATGATGACTAGACACTGGGTATTAGGTCAAGCATCCTTTAACAAATGACCCTATTGCCATCGGAATCCGCGAGTAATGCCTGTAACCGTTAACGTGTATGGTGGCAATACTTAAGGTGGCATAATGGCCTGGTATCGATCGGGAAGAGTTATACCATTAATGTCTTCCCCTTCCAGAGTTTGTATTCATTCGAAATTGATGCTGTTATCTTCGTTAAGATGCTTGGCACGATTCGGCTCTTAGTCTCTCCTAGTGTCCGTCGTAAGAAAGTGTAAAGTCATTGAAAGCACTTTATTTTGTGTATACCACAACAACACATACAGGTAGCTGGTGTCACACTATagcatatagaaaaaaaaagaaagaaaaaaaggcacgCTGAAGTAGAGGAGATAGAATTACATCACTAGGATACATCTCACACAGATTACACAGAAGTAGATCCGATTATCTAAGGAATAATAGTTATATAAAGTTGAGGATGCTGAGTGCAAGGACAAAACCAGCAATCAATTTGAAGGCGTTCGATATCTCATACGACTGCTGTTGTTGAAATTGTAATGTTGATTCATGTTAGAGAGAGGCTTGAATTTGGTTATGATTATAATGACAAATTGGCGATAATTCTTTCAGATTTTGTGGTTTGAATTTACTTTTAAAACGGATTGTCGGCGAGTTTATTAATACCGTTGAAGTCACTGTAGATTGCAGTTTATAGTTTTTACTGTGCTCATGTGCATAATCCCAAGAATATTTATGGCTGTACTacaaaacgaattaatttctaAAACGGAAAAATTTTCTGGTATAACAGCCCAAATCAAATATACTGCAGTAAAAATGCGTAAGGTAATCGAGTGATTGAGcctttgaatttaaaaaaaaagaaggtatTCGTCTATTAAACCTGGGACACATataatctcgaagcagatccaacggttgcaaagaccgtatccaactggcagaggaagtttttattgcaaccggttgcaataaaaacttcctctgccagttggatatggtctttgcaaccgctggatcttttttttacttcgggttttgacagacaaggacgacgtggcactgcactcaaattTTTGTAACTTATAATAACAGTGCCACGtgcagataacaacatacccatttttgaTGTTATACACCcggagtgaagtgaggaaagtcgtgtcaagtgcctttcccaagggcacaacatcggtggcgtcagggggattcgaactcgggacctcttggttctgactcgaacaccctgccgttacgccacacgaccccacgttggatctgcttggagattaggacacATACAGCTTTATGACTAAATGTGACCAAAGTAAGCCCTGGTAGTGCTTGTTACGACGAAGTTTATGGAGAGAAATAATCCAGTTTATGTGGCTGGTCTGTCCACATGGCTGAATACAATAAAAAGCATGTGCCCAGAAGGTTTCATgcctttgaaactttgaaactttattgacaataCCACATCGCAGACAAGCAAGTCTGAATTGGCgagtattttcacatttgctcGCATAAGAATTATGTGAttataaatatacaaatatacaaagtttaGCAATGGTGCCATTTAAAAAGACTTTGCATTTACAACACAGTACACGACGTAAGGACAGCTGACGTTGTAAACATTAAAACATTCGAACGTGACAGGATTGTGTTGTTTGGTACAATGGAGTAGGGAGAACATGGGATTGTTAAGGAGATCAGTCACTTATTCAGCAGGGATACGAGGTACGGAATCGGAGAGTTTTTTAGTCTGTTGGTGCGGCAGAGTGGTGTGTtgagtttctgtttgtttctgatGTTCCGGCCGGATATGTCCCCTCTTGTGCTCGGAAGCCAATCCCTGAAGCTGGACTCCATCAGAGATCTTGCAAAGTTGAGACACAAGTCCTCTCTTCTTTGTGCCAGTGTTGTGAGTCCTAGCTGTTGCAGGGCGAGGGAGTAAACAGTGTAGTCGTTGCCCAGAATAATCCGGCAGGCACGTTTTTGGATCTGTTCGAGTTTCTCTGTTTGCAGTTTGGTGAGGCCAGATGTCCAGGCAGGTGCAGCGTATTCTAGGATCGGTCTGATGTAGCATGTGTAGATCGTGATGAGGTCATTACGCGATAACATGAACCTTTTGAGTCTTTTTAGGAGGAAGAGTTTCTTTGCGGCCTTTCCCGCCATCTGCTTGACTTGGACGTCCCAATGAAGGTTGTTCTGGATGTGGAGTCCAAGGATCTTAAGGCTGGGGGCGACAGCTAGCGGTGTGTTGTTGACTCGCAGTTATGGCAGAGGGGGATGGTTCCGACAGAAAGTGATGTGCATAGCCAGGCATTTAGAGTCGTTTAGTAGCATGTGGTTGTTTAACGTCCATTGGCATAACTGATCCAGATCAGACTGTAGGGTTGAAGGTTGTTTGAGCAGTCTTGATTGGAGCATGTTCATATCATCCACGTATTTCCATACCGGACTAGCGGCATCAGAAGCAGCGTCGTCAATCAGTACCAGGAATAATATGGGGCCTAGTAGAGTCGGAGTGCCGTCTGTCGGAGTGACCTTGACATTAAGCTCCGAAGGTCGCCATGGGACCATTTTAGTCAGTTATAAGAGAGTTTTTAACACCTAAGAGAGGAATATGGGTATCGCATCAGTAAATACATATCATCCCCACGGGTCGTCAAGACGGCCGTAACATGGTGCCGACGATCGGAGCGTAAAATTGACACAACGCTGCTCAGCAGCCAAGCAGTCGtaccttgatgaaggttagacatccaaataataagatacaccaaaaatatttgaaacagtcagacgtttcagacagcatccgctgtcactgatgaaagacagcagatgctgtctgaaacgtctgactgtttcaaaatgttattctGTTGCTtgttgagtaactatttttgatcaAGCAGTCGTAATTTCTTTACAATTACACCCATGTTTAAGTGTAGACAAACTAGACGCTCCTTTAAGTGCATATTCAGTATCTAATGTCCTAACTATTTATCTAATGTATCTAACAATGATAGCACCATTCGTCGACTGGCTAAAGAGAATCTATATAAAGTTACATCGATCATGTCTGTGAGCAGTCAGGTTCTTATTGAGTCACATGTTGACCTTTGAACTCTCTCATTCATctcttgtttatttttgatttcaccacatttgttttgttgaattcttagttaaccaattgtatagtgtttttttttcattttatttatttgtatagggACTTCAGGAAAAATAGTGCATATTGTAtaccactaatggagatctgaataaaacaaaacaaacaaaacaaatacagaagaACTTGCGGCCACGTTTCAATATTTTCCATTAATCGTTAATGTTAATATTTCTCCAGTCCAATTTGTGATAACGTAGTTCGTGTGCTTTTAAAAGAATCAGAATCACAGCACTTTGATGTTGATGTAAGGCCAATGCCAACCTTTCCAGCGGAAGACGTCGGTTAGGCAATGAACATTGTATTTGAATGACCTATGGCTCTGTGAGTTAAATGTGGTCGATGATGTAAATGtgtgatttgaaagacaagtaAACACTCAACCACTTACAAAGGAAAATTTCTTGATGAATAAATTCGTTTGATCCCTCAGTGGTCCCCAATTTCGCggaaaagaaatgaagaaacgAATAATGAAGAGACGCCATCTGGGGTTTATGCCATGTCTGATCATATCTAGGTGTTCTTTTCTTTAAGACCACCATGGGTATACAATGGCCATCTATTAGATAACATAAAGTTTGAATATTATCCGGATATACATcgtacgctcgttctcatttaaatgtacatattttgtaacaTCCATTAGTAAGACGTTCCTACTTTTAGATATGCAACATAaaaggtaccaaactgccgtttttaaaagccagaaaagtcgTCATAGAAACGAGTTTCGCACCTTAAAAGTTttgcaccttatatgtggcatatcttaatgccaggaatgtcttacttcaagcggtaacggaagttacaaaatatgtacatttaaatgagaaatGAGCGCGGAGTCTCTGGTTTGGGCAATGTCTGATCATGTTTCTATGAACCGTTTCAAACGATCACCATGACCATTTGTCTATCGGCAAGAGCTAAGCAATGGGAaatcttagcttgaaagttcatctgtgtcggtAGATGTCATTCTGGAAcgagtttgaactgtaatttccaatacaaaaattggacttacccaatgTTTTGACTGTACAGCTCCAGTCTtggtcaaggaatgagcaacccACCGCTAATAAGACGTCACGTAATGCAGACAGaacatgtgactcggtgagcagtggatcagaagttgcagaaagtttggGAAATCTATCTCTATGGGAAGGGCAGATACTTAGATGAGTGAAATGGTGATTTGCCGCGGTTTGAGCAATTTTAACTTTCTAACCTTTGGATTGGATGAGACTTTGTTGTCCAGGGCTCCCGCAAACGATAGCATTGTATAAACCTGCTCATCACACTAAAGACAGAACTTAAGCATAGAGATTCCATTACAACTTGCAAATTTAGCCAGCTGGAAGCAAAGTGCAGTGGGACAAATTGAAGAAAGGCTGATCGCGACCGGAGGACTTTTCCAAGACTACATATCATAGTGCAGATCCGGGTTACCACAATGATTATATTAGATCACTTAAAGTATTGGCAATGTGCATCAAATAAAGACGCTTTTGGTGAGCAGGACGCTGAGACCCTTGGAAATTCATATTTTCGTGAAGCAGTGGAAAATCGGGATGTGCTGTTGGTCAGTGAGGCAGCGAAAATCGATGGCGTAACTAAATCTCAAAAGGGGAAGTTGCGATCGTAGCAAAATCAAGTTTCGCATTTCCTCTGAATGGAGGAAGTCTAACGAGGTGATTACGGATTTATTGAATCGTTTCCACTTGACGGATTATCGACGCACCGGCAAAGATGAATGAAGGACATCATCCAAGTGCAACTTTAAGGCAGTACTGGCAAtggcaaaatacaaaacaatgcCGCCTGTTCAAGATTACTTCAGTTTTGTCTCCTGAAGTGAAACAAATAAGATATAAAGTAAGATATAAACATATCTTTAGCCTACAATGATAACAAGGCAGTGAGATATTGATAGAAAACAATGTGCCATTGATTGGAGACTTTATCAATGAGTCGATCGTTAAAAACAAGTGGTCGAAATGAAGTACAAAGCGACTAGATTATCTTTGATGATGCTCTTGCCAATGTTTTTGCATCCTTAAACCTTGATAATCGCTACAAGCATGTAAAAGCAATCGTCATTGATATAATTGCTTCAAGTATCAGTGTACAGTCATTATCAAATAAAATGACGTTCTCTTCATATTGGCCCATTAGGGGTGGTCCGTTGGTTCGTATGAGATTATCAAACTGCCTTTCATTCCACACTAATTTGCTGAatcagctgaaaaagagaggaaaATTTCAAGTGGCCCTCCAAAGCCAGGGTCATCATCAGACTTTACGAAATGTTCTTTGATGATAAATTGTACTGACCTTCATTATGATTCTATTGACCTTCAGCAAATTGTCTTGACCTTCAGCGCAGCCAAAGGGAGAAACCGAACTAGACTCTTTCTCCACAATTTCTCTGGATTACATGTCCAAAAACTTAGACGCATTCATTACCATGGCTTGCCTCCGCGACATTGCAGTGATTGGGGGAAAATGAATCATTAAAATCTCCTTTTTTATTCGGATAAATTACATAGTTTGTGGAAAGATCCGCTCTCAGAGTCCGCGTATATGAAGCGCCATCTATCAGAACGACAGGAACGGTGAATACTCAAATGATAGGTATAGGGAGGCGGCATAATGTGATTTTTACTGCCAAGGACCCTGGgaacaatttattttgttttcaaccTTTCGACCAACACGTTTGACGATAGCCTGCCATTTTGATGTATCGCTATAATACCAGATAATGGGGACTAAAGAAATGTAAATATTAAGGCGTTATTACATACAATCCATCAATTGTGTGGGGATTGCGAAAAATGAATCCTTAAATCTTTTACTTATCTTAATCTTTATTTATCACacggatcctggaaaatccgctTTCTTTCTGTTTAAAGTCAACAGGTTTAAAGCGCCATCTATCAGATGGCCATGGAAAGTCAGGAATTGTGACTTCACAAGGGTATGAGGAGGCGGTTAAGTCTGATTTCAACAGCCGAAAACCCTGGGAACGTTTCCCTTCGTTGTCTTCCTTTTCGACCAACTCGCTCGAACAAAGCCTACCATTTTGCTCCATCACAATAGTATTAAGTACAGTTAACAACAGCATACAGCGTCGACTTCTTAAGGTATTGGTTTTCATGGATGCCAGATTTAGGTAGGGGCGGTAGGGGCGAAGTTCTTAACTGATGCAACGGGCTCCTGTTAGAGGTGTGTCGTTGCGTATTTTTTTTCTCagcacctcccccccccctcctgtaCACAATTGCTACATGCATATCGAGCGTGTGTAGAATATCATACAATATGTCCGGCAGTTTTATTGAGCGTGAGTAACGCTACATCACGAAAACAGCTGCAACCCGACCTTTCTAATCATTCACCAGCCCAAACTACGCGAACACGTCTGAACTGTgcacaaatacatttgtatttgactAATTAGAATGGTTCAAGGAATATGTGAAGTTTACCCGGTAAGATATGACAGGTATCTGAAGTATAATTGTTCTCTGTCATAACTAATAACAACCTGTCATAATACGTTCCTTATTGTCTTTACCTTTATTTCCAATTTGTTCATCTGTACCGGTCACTTCTTTTGTAACTAAAACGTGTAATTGTACATAGTCTCTTTCTTACGAGGCTGAAAagagctgaagaagaagaagtagcgCTGTACCAACAACGGTCAAGGTTCTTCCTATCCGATCCgatactagtacatttgtaGCGCTCAAAAGAGCCTCCTAGCGGAGACAATCTCCATAACATCTCCCAACAGCGAGAATTTGTATTCTACTGAATACCGGTTCACAGGTTTAAAATCGGCTTCTATCTAACAATCATTCGTGTAAATGTGCTATCATTGGAGGATTTTGCGGCCTTGTCGTACTGAATTGATTTAAAATAAAAGTAAATGTTAAAGTAAACGTCCTTGTCGTATGCAATGACCAGCTGTCTACATTTCTTTTGAATTACTTTGTCTTATTCAGTGCACttcaaaaacagacaaaatttcGAGAAACTGCCACAAACAATGCGTAGATTTTGCATGCAACATgtgaccgtttcaaaattttgtatgGGCTAAAAATGCCCGCGCCAGTTTTCACGTCATATAAATTCTTTTTTCTTCGACTGCCAAACTTTCTGACTTTTCCTTAAATTTAGTTGACAACGATTTTATGATGATGAAGTAAGTTTCTCATTTTTGtggtgccatggcaacgggtttctgtcGTGCATATTCAACAAAAGTCGCAAACTTTGGTTTAAACAATGATCTTTTGGAGGTTTTCTTGCTATAAACAACACTTGTTTTCTTACATCGATAATTAACACTTACAGATATTACGTAGTTTAATGAAATTGTCATGGTATACTATTCATAATGTTTGCTAATCTGATGACGTAATTGGTCAGAATCTAAGATGTAGACCATATCATTTGCTAAGGCGTAATCATGTAGCTGCCGTCTGATTTCGTCACTACCTGGCATTACGTTttgaaaaacattaaaatgagcgttttcatgcattttgagtgtATATTGGGGttgtatcttgaaaaaaaaaagtattttcagaATTTGTCAAACCAGGACAGTGGACCCCGGCGGATATATGACGTCATCTTACGTCGTTGTAGTTGCCATTACCAACTGTCTTGGCAGGCTTGAATGCTAATCAGAGACCATTTTTGATCATTTTTGTTGTATAACTTACGGTTTACGGATTCGAAATAGCCCATTTAGACggttttagccaataaaatgaaatagatgACGTCATAATCGTCAAATTAagatataatgaatgaatgaatgaatgaatgtatgaatgaaagacctttattgtacatttatgcttaaacaagctaagtacaggtcatggtgataagcaaaggactacatacagtggagataatataacgtaatataatgtgatatcttactgtgtctaataggactaatctatacttgtctatgACACAAAAACGTTATTTTTGATATCTGCATTTTACTGTACGTCatcccctgcaaatttggtggtCACACATCGTGCCGTTTACATATTTGGGAGGGGGGGGCGGAAAATACCGACAACCcaccgccccccaccccccgtcagGGTCTGATAATAGCCTGGTCTAGATATTTGGTTCATTCAACTCAaaactttaatttctttaaTGCTAAATTGAGCAATGTTTGGTTTGTTTCTTACAATAAGATTCATTCCAAGACACATCATACATtgggttacaagaatattcatcaatcagtgacttagaaaaggtaacgagacacgcacctccaaattttcgacgtctactgtgcgtcttgttcacggaatgaccttgAACAAGTACAAGACGTAcagtagacgtcgaaaatttggtggtACGTATCTCGTTGCCTTTTCTAAGTCAGtaattgatgaatattcttgtgaCTGTTATTATACGTGAATGATTAATCTCTTTAACGACATCATACATTGTATGCACTTAACTTAATGCTCAGAGTTTGTTCTATCTGTAAAATCTTTCGCGAGTTACATTTGGCCATGCTTCTACctatttcatttttctatgGCGACCTCGTATATCATTTATCTTATCATCTTTCTTGCCAAATCAAAGAAAGAGCTAACTAGTATGTACATTATATGTGTATGACTAAGAGAATTGTCAGACAAAAACTTCAGGCTTCATACGTTATTTGAATTTCACGtcctttattttttgtttgcatATCTTTCCCAACAGGAACATATATTGGTGTCCAGAGAAATGTTGTACAATATAACAGATCCAAAACAAGTTgaattgtatatatgtaatCAACATACAAAGGAGTTAATGTATGAATAGTTGAATACGATTGTTTGAAATACTTCTTGTTTATAAGGAGAGAACATTCATCGTCCACAAAGGTTGGGAAATGTCCTAGCTGAAAGATTGCGAAAGCTGTTGTAATGCATTAATGCAATGCATGATAGGTAAAGGTTACTGACAATCTTTGAACGTTATAAGTACATGATTCTATGTTTTCTGACAATTTGTCTGGTGAAGCTAATGTTGCACATTAAGTTACATCCACAAATACGGTGTCTGTTGATGATTGTTACACAGATTTTTAAACAATGGCATTTTGTTTGTTGCGGAGGAATTGTAAATTAAATCATGTCAAGAGTTAACATATTATGTAACACTGAAGGGAAATGCCTGGACGTCGTGATAGGACCATCTTAAAATATCTTGAAAGAAGGAGATGCAGAAAGTCAAGGAGGTAAACGGATTTTGGAAGTTTAGATTAAACCGACTGAAACCAGAATTTACCAGCAAAGTAAAGAGGGTTTGAAATATTGTGTCTCCTCTCTTCCTGAGAATATTTTCAATGGTTCTATCGCATGCCAAATTTAGGCTTTGATGCCAAGCTGCGCCACACCGCAGCCCAGCATCTCACCGCTATAATAGCTGCGAACTTCGGCATGAACTTTGTATTGTCCATTTGCCAGCCAGCTTGGAATGGAGATGTTGGGAATGGTGATGACTTCATTGAAGTTGTGATTCTAGATAGGGGAAAAGGACAAAAAtggtaaaaaacaaaaacaaaaaatgcaaTCGTGTAGTGTAAGTACAGATGTATTTCTCTCCCTCGGCGTGCGCTGCAAAAGAAATGTGTGCGttgttaaaatcctcccacccTCCCCCCTTACTACCTAAATAGATAAACACCcctgttttgttatgttaataCTGTGTTGAATCCTCGGgtacttctcctgatttgttttaCTTATCTTAGGTTGTTTAGATGAATCATGTATATCTCTGTCATGCAAATAATTTGGAATGCTGACTATATCTTGAGACAaacaacagagaaaaaaaaCTGGCACCAAACACTCCAAAGAAGAC contains the following coding sequences:
- the LOC136434843 gene encoding ganglioside GM2 activator-like, which codes for MWFYVKMPCIKGIGSCTYDIACDNTMVTQLGIKCPVKAGNHNFNEVITIPNISIPSWLANGQYKVHAEVRSYYSGEMLGCGVAQLGIKA